One part of the Rutidosis leptorrhynchoides isolate AG116_Rl617_1_P2 chromosome 1, CSIRO_AGI_Rlap_v1, whole genome shotgun sequence genome encodes these proteins:
- the LOC139885826 gene encoding phytepsin-like yields the protein MGNRYMLLALCLCAFTLSLLEASTDGLLRINMKKRSLDINGIKTARKGDKYEKSLKNGLLGLTESEVDIVPLTNYLDAQYYGEIGIGSPPQTFTVIFDTGSSNLWVPSSKCIFSIACYFHNRFKGTKSATYTKIGDNLQINYGSGSISGFSSKDTVQVGDLCVEDQDFIEVTKEGSLSFIVGKFDGIFGLGFKEISVGGLMPVWYNMIEQGLVKEQVFSFWLNRNEKDNEGGELVFGGVDPKHFVGEHSYVPVTNKGYWQFDMGDFLVGGQSTGFCEDGCAAIVDSGTSLLAGPTTIVTEINYAIGAEGVLSSECKLLVDEFGDMIWDLLVSGVSPKKVCSQVGLCFANGAQSVSSNIETVVDKENGGIQGTVLCEVCQMAVIWMQNQLRQAETKEVVLRYVDKLCERIPSPAGESVIDCNSLSKMPNVSFTIGHKLYTLTPEQYILKTGEGLAAVCISGFMALDVPPPAGPLWILGDVFMGVYHTVFDYGNLQLGFAKSA from the exons ATGGGAAACCGATATATGTTGTTAGCTTTGTGTTTATGTGCTTTTACGCTGTCTTTACTCGAGGCTTCAACTGATGGGTTGCTAAGAATCAACATGAAGAAACGTTCGTTAGATATTAATGGCATTAAAACTGCTAGAAAAGGAGACAAATACGAAAAATCTCTCAAGAATGGGCTGCTTGGTTTGACTGAATCTGAAGTGGATATAGTCCCTTTAACCAACTACTTGGATGCACAATATTATGGAGAAATCGGTATCGGTTCGCCACCTCAGACATTCActgttatatttgatactggtagtTCGAACCTATGGGTTCCATCATCCAAATGCATATTTTCT ATTGCTTGCTATTTTCATAACCGGTTTAAGGGAACAAAGTCAGCTACTTACACTAAAATAG ggGACAATTTGCAAATAAATTATGGATCTGGTTCAATTTCTGGGTTCTCCAGTAAAGATACAGTTCAAGTTGGTGATCTTTGCGTTGAAGATCAA GATTTCATTGAAGTTACGAAAGAAGGAAGTTTATCATTCATAGTGGGTAAATTTGATGGAATATTTGGACTCGGGTTCAAGGAAATTTCTGTTGGAGGCTTGATGCCAGTCTG GTACAATATGATTGAACAAGGTCTTGTAAAAGAACAGGTGTTCTCTTTTTGGCTAAACCGTAATGAAAAGGACAATGAGGGTGGTGAGCTTGTTTTTGGTGGTGTTGACCCAAAACATTTCGTAGGGGAGCACTCGTATGTTCCCGTGACTAACAAGGGTTACTGGCAG TTTGATATGGGAGATTTCCTTGTCGGAGGCCAATCTACAG GATTCTGTGAGGATGGTTGTGCTGCTATTGTGGATTCTGGAACATCCTTGCTCGCTGGTCCAACC ACTATTGTAACGGAAATCAACTATGCAATTGGGGCTGAAGGAGTACTCAGCAGTGAATGCAAATTGCTTGTCGACGAGTTCGGAGACATGATATGGGATCTCCTAGTATCTGGG GTGTCACCTAAAAAAGTTTGTTCCCAGGTTGGTTTATGCTTTGCCAACGGAGCTCAGTCTGTTAG TTCAAATATTGAAACGGTGGTTGATAAAGAGAATGGGGGAATTCAGGGTACAGTGCTCTGCGAAGTGTGTCAAATGGCTGTTATTTGGATGCAAAATCAGTTACGACAAGCTGAGACAAAGGAAGTGGTGCTACGTTACGTCGATAAG CTTTGTGAGAGGATACCGAGTCCAGCTGGAGAATCAGTAATAGATTGCAACAGTCTCTCGAAGATGCCAAACGTTTCATTCACCATTGGGCATAAACTCTATACCCTCACTCCAGAACAG TACATCCTGAAAACCGGTGAAGGGTTAGCTGCTGTCTGCATCAGCGGTTTCATGGCGTTGGATGTGCCACCACCTGCTGGTCCTCTTTG GATTCTTGGAGATGTGTTCATGGGAGTTTACCACACAGTATTTGACTATGGGAATCTGCAGCTTGGGTTTGCTAAATCGGCGTAA